From one Lotus japonicus ecotype B-129 chromosome 3, LjGifu_v1.2 genomic stretch:
- the LOC130746791 gene encoding E3 ubiquitin-protein ligase RMA1H1-like, with the protein MASNQYFEEPVPQVDSFEEKSSSDMLKCACDDAIEDHSDRNGLSGFDCSICLDRVQDPVVTLCGHLYCWPCIYKWLNFHSVSSDHEEKKEPQCPVCKSEISESSLVPLYGRDQTALPSKSKAQQVRIFTPPRPLGPSSVVELLSSFQPTSQAFHPHPQQLNSISEDPLTRQQVEAEAARANTSLYNDVAGGADEEIIVRLRAAEAEASRLRETLALSHQLAETAYRMAEAAVHEARAATHEARAATQRAEATIQKAEAATEKADAANQKAEAATRKAEAAIQRAEAATQKAETANQKAEAAIANQKTAVVETNAGVDGMVATGLSAHSSTGTSQVPLLWIKTIDQWMISPSAQFSVVAIIKTFFVFIFIVFLNICS; encoded by the coding sequence atggcCTCAAATCAGTATTTTGAGGAGCCTGTGCCCCAAGTGGATTCCTTTGAAGAAAAATCATCTTCAGATATGTTGAAATGTGCTTGTGATGATGCTATTGAAGATCATTCTGATAGAAATGGTCTTAGTGGCTTTGATTGCAGCATCTGCCTGGACCGCGTGCAAGATCCAGTGGTTACTCTTTGTGGTCATCTTTATTGCTGGCCCTGCATTTACAAATGGCTTAATTTTCATAGCGTCTCATCTGACCATGAAGAGAAGAAGGAGCCACAATGTCCAGTATGCAAATCAGAAATTTCAGAATCATCCCTTGTTCCCCTATACGGCCGTGACCAAACCGCCTTACCTTCTAAAAGCAAGGCTCAACAAGTAAGGATTTTCACACCTCCAAGACCCCTTGGTCCTTCATCGGTAGTTGAGTTACTAAGCTCTTTCCAACCTACTTCGCAAGCTTTTCATCCCCATCCTCAACAACTCAACTCAATTTCAGAGGATCCCTTGACGAGGCAGCAGGTTGAGGCTGAGGCGGCCAGAGCCAACACTTCACTATATAACGACGTTGCTGGTGGAGCAGATGAGGAGATCATAGTGAGGTTGCGGGCTGCCGAAGCTGAAGCTTCACGCCTCAGAGAGACATTGGCGTTGTCACATCAACTTGCTGAAACTGCCTACCGGATGGCTGAAGCTGCTGTCCATGAGGCTCGAGCTGCCACCCATGAGGCTCGAGCTGCAACCCAGAGGGCTGAAGCAACCATCCAGAAGGCTGAGGCTGCCACCGAGAAGGCTGATGCTGCCAACCAGAAGGCTGAAGCTGCCACCCGGAAGGCTGAAGCTGCAATCCAGAGGGCTGAAGCAGCCACCCAGAAGGCTGAAACTGCCAACCAGAAGGCTGAAGCTGCCATTGCCAACCAGAAGACTGCAGTTGTTGAGACCAATGCTGGGGTGGATGGGATGGTGGCTACGGGACTTTCAGCGCATTCATCCACCGGTACTAGTCAAGTACCTTTGTTGTGGATCAAGACGATCGACCAGTGGATGATCAGTCCCTCCGCCCAATTCAGCGTTGTCGCCATAATTAAGAcattttttgtatttattttcattgtGTTCTTGAATATATGTTCTTGA